The DNA window AGAAGAACACGGGCATCTGCACGAGAAGCGGCAGGCAGCTCGACACCGGTGTCGTGCCGTGCTTCTTGTACAGCGCCATGGTCTCGCGGCTCATCGCCTCGCGAGAGAGCTGATCACGCTTGCCCTTGTACTTCTCCTGCACCTTGCGCAGTTCGGGGGCGATCTCCATCATCTTGCGCTGGCTCTTGATCTGCTTGACGAAGAGCGGGATCAGAGCGGCGCGGACGACGATCACGAGACCGACGATCGCCAGCACCCAGGTGATGCCGGCGGCGGCGGGGAGGCCGACGGCGGTCAGGACGGAGTGCCACGCGACCAGCACGAGCTCCACCAGCCACTTCAGGGGCCAGAGGATGGTACCGAGCAGATCCACGGGTCAGTCCTTTCCGGGTGGCACGACGAATCCGTGCCGGGTCAATTCGTGGGCGAAGCGGGGATGCGGACGCACGTCGTCGATGCCGCCGACCGCCCACGGGTGGCATCGAGCCAGGCGAGCGGCAGCCAGCGCCGCTCCCTTGACCGCTCCGTGCTGCTGGACTGCGCCGACGGCGTAGGCCGAGCAGGACGGGTAGTACTTGCAGACATCTCCATATGTATGGGAAATCGTCGCACGATAACCATGGAGAAAGGCGAGAGCCGCATTACGCGGCAGGAGCGGGATCGCACCCCACACCGTGGAGGAGTGCAGATGCCCGTGGCCCACCGAGGACACCGGCAGCGTCGCCGAGCTCATGCCGCCCTCCGGGCCAGACACCGGGAGACCTCCGCACGGAGATCTCCGAACGAGGCTGCCGC is part of the Microbacterium lemovicicum genome and encodes:
- the yidD gene encoding membrane protein insertion efficiency factor YidD, encoding MSSATLPVSSVGHGHLHSSTVWGAIPLLPRNAALAFLHGYRATISHTYGDVCKYYPSCSAYAVGAVQQHGAVKGAALAAARLARCHPWAVGGIDDVRPHPRFAHELTRHGFVVPPGKD